The following proteins come from a genomic window of Lolium rigidum isolate FL_2022 chromosome 5, APGP_CSIRO_Lrig_0.1, whole genome shotgun sequence:
- the LOC124654678 gene encoding probable diaminopimelate decarboxylase, chloroplastic has product MAAANLLSRSLLSSPTPTHVSQPTRSSPASVSLRRRHARATPLRASLSTASPSLQPPPAAAAGEAPKHCFRRGADGHLYCEGVRVEDAMAAAERSPFYLYSRPQVVRNFTAYNQALEGLRSVVGYAVKANNNLSVLRLLRDLGCGAVLVSGNELRLALRAGFDPTRCIFNGNGKTLEDLVLAAESGVFVNIDSEFDLENIVTAARVAGKKVPVLLRINPDVDPQVHPYVATGNKTSKFGIRNEKLQWFLDSIKSYSNDIKLVGVHCHLGSTITKVDIFRDAAVIMVNFVDQIREQGFELEYLNIGGGLGIDYHHTDAVLPTPMDLINTVRELVLSRDLTLIIEPGRSLIANTCCFVNKVTGVKSNGTKNFIVVDGSMAELIRPSLYGAYQHIELVSPPSPDAEVATFDIVGPVCESADFLGKDRELPTPEKGAGLVVHDAGAYCMSMASTYNLKMRPAEYWVDDDGSIAKIRHGETFDDYMKFFDGLSA; this is encoded by the exons ATGGCGGCGGCCAACCTGCTCTCCCGctcgctcctctcctcgcccacccCGACCCACGTCTCCCAACCAACCCGCAGCAGCCCCGCATCCGTCTCCCTGCGCCGCCGCCATGCACGCGCGACCCCCCTCCGCGCCTCCCTCTCCACCGCCTCCCCGTCCCtgcagccgccgccggcggccgccgcggggGAGGCGCCCAAGCACTGCTTCCGGCGCGGCGCCGACGGGCACCTCTACTGCGAGGGGGTCCGGGTGGAggacgcgatggcggcggcagagCGGAGCCCCTTCTACCTCTACAGCAGGCCGCAGGTCGTCCGCAACTTCACCGCCTACAACCAGGCCCTCGAGGGCCTCCGCTCCGTCGTCGGGTACGCCGTCAAGGCCAACAACAACCTCAGCGTGCTGCGTCTCCTGCGGGACCTCGGGTGCGGCGCCGTCCTTGTCAGCGGCAACGAGCTCCGCCTCGCACTGCGGGCAGGATTTGACCCCACCAG GTGCATATTTAATGGAAATGGAAAAACATTGGAAGATCTTGTTTTAGCTGCTGAGAGTGGAGTATTTGTAAATATAGACAGTGAATTTGATTTGGAGAATATTGTTACTGCTGCAAGAGTTGCAGGAAAGAAAGTGCCTGTTTTGCTCAGAATTAATCCGGATGTCGATCCACAG GTTCATCCCTATGTTGCCACTGGAAACAAAACATCCAAATTTGGGATCCGTAATGAAAAATTGCAATGGTTCTTAGACTCTATCAAGTCATACTCAAATGATATTAAACTGGTGGGTGTTCACTGCCATCTTGGATCCACTATTACAAAG GTTGATATATTTAGGGACGCTGCAGTTATTATGGTGAACTTCGTTGATCAAATTCGAGAACAAGGTTTTGAGTTGGAATACCTGAATATCGGAGGGGGCTTGGGAATAGACTACCATCACACAGATGCAGTCTTGCCTACGCCTATGGACCTTATCAACACA GTGCGAGAATTGGTTCTCTCACGGGATCTTACTCTCATCATCGAACCTGGAAGATCCCTTATTGCTAATACTTGCTGCTTCGTCAACAAGGTCACTGGTGTGAAATCTAATGGTACAAAGAATTTCATTGTCGTTGATGGCAGCATGGCAGAGCTCATTAGGCCAAGTTTATATGGCGCATATCAG CATATCGAACTAGTTTCTCCTCCCTCCCCAGACGCTGAAGTAGCGACCTTTGATATTGTTGGGCCAGTTTGTGAATCTGCGGATTTCCTTGGCAAAGATAGGGAGCTTCCAACACCTGAAAAG GGAGCTGGTTTGGTTGTCCACGACGCAGGGGCCTACTGCATGAGTATGGCTTCGACATACAACCTGAAAATGAGACCAGCCGAGTATTGG GTAGATGATGACGGATCCATTGCTAAAATTAGGCACGGGGAAACATTTGACGACTACATGAAGTTCTTCGATGGTCTCTCTGCGTAG